Proteins encoded by one window of Chondromyces crocatus:
- a CDS encoding PLP-dependent aminotransferase family protein, which yields MAVFVALEGGHGEPLHRQLYAAVRHAILAGNWRPGSRVPSTRLLAEQLDVSRNTVMNAFEELLAEGYLVGRVGSGTYVATDLPEPSLQVSGRAAPARGRSGGTRSTDAGRKQDGVEAEDVPGAVPTQARGTRTAGGRPSGGGSGAGAPGCVEGDGGQRNAGRAEGAEAAPGEARTLGDMVSARGTRLTATPSPFLPPMPASLGMAFRPGTPAIDRFPIDVWGQLLARRWARSARSLLERIDVQGYGPLRQAVADYVTTARGVRCSVDQVILVGGTQQALTLTAQVLLDPGDAVWVEDPGYLGARGALVAASASLVPVPVDAEGIDVAAGIAARPDARLAVVTAAHQFPLGGSLSAARREALLTWARKHDAWVFEDDYDSEFRYTGRPLPALQGMDAEDRVIYAGTFSKVLSSSLRLAYLVVPRALLPTFLSAKAFADVQSPTLEQAVLSDFITEGHFARHIRRMRVLYARRQKVLLQCAARELDGLLDVRPEPAGMHLLGWLPPGRDEDEIAARAWARGLVVLPLSMFRIASRGPGALVLGYAAVPEAEIVEGVRTLREALR from the coding sequence ATGGCGGTCTTCGTCGCGCTCGAAGGGGGCCATGGCGAACCCCTGCACCGTCAGCTCTACGCCGCAGTGAGGCACGCGATCCTCGCCGGGAACTGGCGTCCGGGTAGCCGGGTGCCCTCGACGCGGTTGCTCGCCGAGCAGCTCGACGTGTCACGGAACACGGTGATGAACGCTTTCGAGGAGCTTCTCGCCGAAGGCTACCTGGTGGGTCGCGTGGGTTCGGGGACGTACGTGGCCACCGACCTGCCAGAGCCTTCGCTCCAGGTGTCGGGGAGGGCAGCGCCTGCACGCGGACGAAGCGGCGGCACGAGGAGCACGGACGCAGGCAGGAAGCAGGACGGCGTGGAGGCGGAGGACGTGCCGGGCGCTGTGCCGACGCAGGCGCGGGGCACCAGGACGGCAGGAGGACGGCCGAGCGGTGGAGGGAGTGGGGCGGGAGCGCCGGGGTGCGTCGAGGGGGACGGCGGCCAGCGCAACGCAGGGCGAGCAGAGGGCGCGGAGGCGGCGCCCGGAGAGGCGCGGACGCTTGGCGACATGGTGTCGGCGCGAGGCACCCGGTTGACGGCCACCCCCAGCCCGTTCCTGCCGCCCATGCCGGCGTCGCTGGGGATGGCCTTCCGACCGGGGACGCCAGCCATCGACAGGTTCCCGATCGACGTCTGGGGCCAGCTCCTCGCTCGACGGTGGGCTCGGTCGGCGCGCTCGCTGCTGGAGCGCATCGACGTGCAGGGGTACGGACCGCTGCGGCAAGCCGTCGCGGACTATGTGACCACCGCGCGCGGGGTGCGGTGCTCCGTCGATCAGGTGATCCTGGTCGGAGGCACGCAGCAGGCGCTGACGCTCACGGCGCAGGTGCTGCTGGATCCTGGCGATGCGGTGTGGGTGGAGGACCCGGGCTACCTGGGGGCGCGAGGCGCGCTCGTGGCGGCCTCGGCGTCGCTGGTGCCCGTGCCCGTGGACGCCGAGGGCATCGACGTGGCTGCGGGCATCGCCGCCCGCCCCGACGCGCGGCTGGCGGTGGTGACGGCGGCGCACCAGTTTCCGCTCGGGGGAAGCCTGTCGGCGGCGCGGAGGGAGGCGCTGCTCACGTGGGCCCGCAAGCACGACGCGTGGGTCTTCGAGGACGATTACGACAGCGAGTTCCGGTACACGGGGCGCCCGCTCCCGGCGCTCCAGGGGATGGATGCAGAGGATCGGGTGATCTACGCGGGGACGTTCAGCAAGGTCCTGTCGTCCTCGCTGCGCCTCGCCTACCTGGTGGTGCCTCGCGCTCTCTTGCCCACCTTCCTGTCGGCGAAGGCCTTCGCCGACGTGCAGTCGCCGACGCTGGAGCAAGCGGTGCTCTCGGACTTCATCACCGAGGGGCACTTCGCACGGCACATCCGGCGGATGCGGGTTCTGTACGCGCGCCGTCAGAAGGTGCTGCTCCAGTGCGCAGCGCGTGAACTCGATGGGCTACTGGACGTCCGCCCCGAACCTGCCGGGATGCACCTCCTCGGCTGGCTACCTCCTGGGCGTGACGAGGACGAGATCGCCGCACGGGCCTGGGCACGCGGCCTCGTGGTGCTCCCACTCTCGATGTTCCGGATCGCCTCGCGGGGACCAGGAGCGCTCGTGCTCGGCTATGCCGCGGTGCCAGAGGCCGAGATCGTCGAGGGCGTGCGCACGCTGCGCGAGGCGCTGCGCTGA
- a CDS encoding carboxymuconolactone decarboxylase family protein has protein sequence MEARLDYKSLAPESFKALLSLSGHVHRSGLEKKLLVLIDMRASQINGCAYCIDMHSKDARAAGETEQRLYALSAWRDTPFFTDREQLALEWTEAVTRIADHHVSDDLYARAREHFTEQELVALNLAVATINAWNRMAIAFRSVPGAYQPPGK, from the coding sequence GTGGAAGCTCGACTCGACTACAAGAGCCTCGCCCCCGAGAGTTTCAAGGCGCTCCTCTCACTCTCCGGCCACGTCCATCGGAGCGGTCTGGAGAAGAAGCTGCTCGTGCTCATCGACATGCGCGCCTCGCAGATCAACGGGTGCGCGTACTGCATCGACATGCACTCGAAAGACGCCAGGGCGGCAGGAGAGACGGAGCAGCGCCTGTACGCGCTGTCTGCGTGGCGAGACACCCCGTTCTTCACGGATCGAGAGCAGCTCGCGCTGGAGTGGACGGAGGCCGTGACGCGCATCGCCGACCACCATGTCTCCGACGACCTCTATGCGCGCGCCCGGGAGCACTTCACCGAGCAGGAGCTGGTGGCGCTCAACCTGGCGGTCGCGACGATCAACGCCTGGAACCGGATGGCCATCGCCTTCCGGTCGGTGCCGGGAGCGTACCAGCCGCCCGGGAAATAG
- a CDS encoding cupin domain-containing protein has protein sequence MKISSRIALALALSLSAGCAAPLPPADAASSPPVASPPADAKPSTPPANGTAASSQVQVLMTHALPEGPMTEGRVLVVDFPPGAENHAHHHEGAVFAYVLEGTVVSALGDEPEVRYTQGQTWYENPRQVHRVSKNGSATARARLLVVYLTQPGAPVLVVEP, from the coding sequence GTGAAGATCTCGTCGCGCATCGCGCTCGCGCTCGCCCTCTCCCTGTCGGCCGGTTGCGCCGCCCCTTTGCCCCCTGCGGACGCAGCCTCGTCCCCCCCTGTCGCCTCGCCCCCGGCGGACGCGAAGCCCTCCACCCCTCCGGCGAACGGCACCGCCGCGAGCTCGCAGGTGCAGGTGCTCATGACCCACGCGCTCCCCGAAGGCCCGATGACGGAGGGCCGCGTGCTGGTCGTCGACTTCCCGCCTGGCGCAGAGAACCACGCCCACCACCACGAGGGCGCCGTCTTCGCCTACGTCCTCGAGGGCACGGTCGTCTCCGCCCTCGGGGACGAGCCCGAGGTGCGCTACACGCAAGGCCAGACCTGGTACGAGAATCCGCGCCAGGTCCACCGCGTCTCGAAGAACGGGAGCGCGACGGCGCGAGCCCGCCTCCTCGTCGTCTACCTGACGCAGCCGGGCGCCCCCGTGCTGGTCGTCGAACCCTAG
- a CDS encoding RNA polymerase sigma factor, producing the protein MSVMQLFGALVMPEKGEGRDRGEALLVQRLRRSDPAAVGAVYDQHHAAVRAFARRLLGDEAAAEDLVHEVFVNLPNAMRRFEGNSSLRTFLISIAVNHARHHVRSATRNRAAMARYAREPEASVQDPEHLAHRASLARALAGALDALPMEQRVAFVLFEVDEYTSREAAEIMGVPEATVRTRVFHARQKLRALLEQQGIR; encoded by the coding sequence ATGAGCGTGATGCAGCTTTTCGGAGCGCTGGTGATGCCCGAGAAAGGGGAGGGTCGCGATCGGGGCGAGGCGCTCCTCGTTCAGCGGCTGCGGCGCAGCGATCCTGCGGCCGTCGGGGCCGTCTACGATCAGCACCACGCGGCGGTGAGGGCGTTCGCGCGGCGACTCCTCGGGGACGAGGCAGCGGCCGAGGATCTGGTGCACGAGGTGTTCGTGAACTTGCCGAACGCGATGCGGCGCTTCGAAGGCAACTCGTCGCTGCGGACGTTCCTGATCTCGATCGCGGTGAACCACGCACGGCACCATGTCCGCTCGGCGACCCGCAACCGGGCCGCCATGGCGCGGTACGCGCGGGAGCCGGAGGCCTCGGTCCAGGATCCGGAGCACCTCGCGCACCGGGCCTCCCTCGCCCGCGCGCTGGCAGGGGCGCTGGACGCGCTGCCGATGGAGCAGCGGGTGGCGTTCGTGCTCTTCGAGGTGGACGAGTACACGTCGCGGGAAGCGGCGGAGATCATGGGGGTGCCGGAGGCCACGGTCCGGACCCGGGTGTTCCATGCACGGCAGAAGCTCCGAGCGCTCCTCGAGCAGCAGGGGATCCGATGA
- a CDS encoding KGGVGR-motif variant AAA ATPase, with product MTFTSIVRFDEAFAHARAILAAHAGRLGGRFVLIRDVQGCISVLTDIAPGADATALAQALSTQLGAFGGTPEEVLLFPDDFFDAERLFRSPDARPLFPPGHDEAVAGHVLLLEREITGLDWMRAPLPVPDASGKEAPRMTFFGVKGGVGRSTALTLAARALARAGSRVLIVDLDLESPGLGPLLLPADSTPRFGILDYLVEEAVGQDDDALLSDMVARSPLVEPDRGAILVAPATGVGGHYLAKLGRAYQSAASTDGARELAERVDRMISRLSRREDADVVLIDSRAGLHDVAAFAVTRLRAQSLLFGAAAEPMFHGYRLLFEEWRDHPNLSAFRDKLRMVAALVPEADRTAYLDRFLAASHHLFSTTLYEAAPAQVAGGEARFHFDLHDATAPHHPLAISWSRALQEFDPVSRPGAAPDARVIEAAGAFCSQVGALLKREVAL from the coding sequence ATGACCTTCACCTCCATCGTGCGCTTCGACGAAGCCTTCGCACACGCCCGGGCGATCCTTGCAGCGCACGCGGGACGCCTCGGAGGCCGGTTCGTCCTGATCCGGGACGTGCAAGGTTGCATCTCGGTGCTGACCGACATCGCGCCGGGGGCCGATGCGACCGCTCTCGCGCAGGCGCTGTCGACGCAGCTCGGGGCCTTTGGTGGGACCCCCGAGGAGGTCTTGCTGTTCCCCGACGACTTCTTCGATGCCGAGCGGCTGTTCCGGTCACCGGATGCGCGTCCGCTGTTCCCGCCCGGCCACGATGAGGCCGTCGCCGGCCACGTGCTCTTGCTCGAGCGGGAGATCACGGGGCTCGACTGGATGCGCGCTCCCCTCCCCGTTCCGGACGCCTCCGGGAAAGAGGCGCCCCGGATGACCTTCTTCGGCGTGAAGGGAGGCGTCGGCCGCTCGACCGCGCTCACACTCGCCGCGAGGGCTCTGGCGCGCGCCGGATCGCGGGTCCTCATCGTCGATCTCGACCTCGAGTCCCCCGGGCTGGGGCCGCTCTTGTTGCCAGCAGACAGCACCCCGCGGTTCGGCATCCTCGACTACCTGGTCGAGGAAGCGGTGGGCCAGGACGACGATGCGCTCCTCTCGGACATGGTCGCGCGGAGTCCCCTGGTCGAGCCGGATCGAGGAGCGATCCTGGTCGCTCCCGCCACCGGGGTGGGAGGTCACTACCTCGCGAAGCTCGGCCGCGCCTACCAGTCCGCGGCCTCGACGGACGGAGCGCGAGAGCTGGCAGAGCGGGTCGACCGGATGATCTCGCGCCTCTCGCGACGAGAAGATGCCGATGTGGTCCTCATCGACAGCCGCGCTGGCCTCCATGACGTGGCGGCATTCGCCGTGACCCGCCTGCGGGCCCAGTCGCTCCTCTTCGGGGCCGCGGCGGAGCCCATGTTCCACGGCTACCGGCTCCTCTTCGAGGAGTGGCGGGACCATCCGAACCTCTCCGCCTTCCGCGACAAACTTCGCATGGTGGCGGCCCTCGTCCCCGAAGCCGACCGCACGGCGTACCTGGATCGGTTCCTCGCTGCGAGCCACCACCTCTTCTCGACGACGCTCTACGAAGCGGCGCCCGCCCAGGTGGCCGGAGGCGAAGCGCGTTTCCACTTCGATCTCCACGACGCGACGGCACCGCACCATCCGCTGGCGATTTCCTGGAGCCGCGCCTTGCAAGAGTTCGACCCGGTGTCGCGGCCGGGGGCAGCGCCGGACGCTCGGGTCATCGAAGCTGCGGGAGCCTTCTGCAGCCAGGTGGGAGCGCTCCTGAAGCGCGAGGTGGCGCTGTAG
- a CDS encoding tetratricopeptide repeat protein, giving the protein MERNPAAALGAWDAYLREDPRGRFATEARYNRALCLVRLGRAGEARSALESFARGAFGGYRQADAQKLLDALEHAAPPAP; this is encoded by the coding sequence GTGGAGCGCAATCCTGCCGCGGCGCTCGGTGCATGGGATGCGTACCTGCGCGAGGATCCGCGCGGGCGATTCGCCACGGAAGCACGTTACAACCGGGCGCTCTGCCTGGTTCGGCTCGGGCGCGCGGGAGAGGCCAGGAGCGCGCTCGAGTCCTTCGCGCGGGGCGCTTTCGGAGGCTACCGGCAAGCCGATGCCCAGAAGCTGCTGGATGCGCTGGAGCATGCGGCGCCTCCCGCTCCCTGA
- a CDS encoding HEAT repeat domain-containing protein yields the protein MTSELLDRAQNPLTPLPELGVLARSGDRAVVLSVARNPSCPARTLRWLALRGNVEMHAALCQNPGAPLRLLFKLGVRNPEAFAANPLTPGLLDSREPVKKPLVPCSLLGALLALPAARMSLLPSAVSHPYPSVRRAAAASPLLQSSDRDRLARDRDPRVRAAAAGHGSLEPALARRFAMDDKGIVREALARNRSTPAEIVQELARDGDPSVRLGVAWNETTPWEVLMVLIEDPSTAVRRRLAKRLTRDEAAFVTLARDPDADVRRTLAANSWTPQAAFDVLIHDPLFDVRCHAARNPALPPALVKVLSRDEDFRVRCALLQRPDMEAWLPLQLATDESEEVRVYVARAYQPATPTSVCERLATDPSSRVRGAAISSNRLSEATLAKLAKDRSAFIRGEVASYRHTPRRILVALTRDPAFAVRLCAEESLAKRERERG from the coding sequence ATGACGTCCGAGCTGCTCGACCGCGCACAGAATCCCCTGACCCCGCTGCCCGAGCTGGGCGTCCTGGCGCGTTCGGGCGACCGCGCTGTCGTGCTTTCTGTGGCTCGAAACCCGTCGTGTCCGGCCCGCACGCTGAGATGGCTCGCCCTGCGTGGCAACGTGGAGATGCACGCAGCCCTCTGCCAGAACCCAGGGGCTCCGCTCCGCCTGCTCTTCAAGCTCGGCGTACGGAACCCCGAGGCCTTCGCCGCCAACCCGCTCACGCCTGGGCTACTGGACAGCCGTGAGCCGGTGAAGAAGCCGCTCGTGCCGTGTTCCCTGCTGGGGGCATTGCTCGCACTGCCAGCGGCCCGGATGTCGCTCTTGCCGAGCGCGGTGAGCCACCCGTACCCCTCCGTGCGGCGAGCCGCGGCGGCGAGCCCTCTGCTCCAGTCCAGCGATCGTGACCGACTCGCCCGCGATCGCGACCCCAGGGTCCGTGCGGCAGCTGCTGGACATGGCAGTCTCGAACCAGCGCTCGCGCGCCGCTTCGCCATGGACGACAAGGGGATCGTGCGAGAGGCGCTTGCGCGCAACAGGAGCACCCCCGCAGAGATCGTGCAGGAGCTCGCACGCGACGGCGATCCGTCCGTGCGGCTGGGGGTTGCCTGGAACGAGACCACGCCCTGGGAGGTCCTCATGGTGCTGATCGAGGATCCGTCCACCGCCGTACGTCGTCGGCTGGCCAAGCGGCTCACGAGGGACGAGGCCGCGTTCGTCACGCTGGCGCGCGATCCAGACGCGGACGTGCGTCGCACCCTGGCGGCGAACTCCTGGACGCCGCAGGCCGCGTTCGACGTGCTCATCCATGATCCTCTCTTCGACGTTCGTTGTCACGCCGCACGCAATCCCGCCTTGCCACCTGCGCTCGTGAAGGTGCTCTCCCGCGATGAGGATTTTCGGGTGAGGTGCGCGCTGCTCCAGCGGCCGGACATGGAGGCGTGGCTTCCCCTCCAGCTCGCGACGGACGAGTCCGAGGAGGTGCGGGTGTACGTGGCCCGAGCCTACCAACCAGCGACCCCCACCTCGGTCTGCGAGCGCCTCGCGACCGATCCCTCCTCGCGCGTCCGTGGCGCGGCCATCTCCTCGAATCGGCTCTCCGAGGCCACCCTGGCGAAGCTGGCGAAGGATCGAAGTGCCTTCATCCGTGGGGAGGTCGCAAGCTACCGTCACACCCCACGGCGCATTCTCGTGGCGCTGACCCGAGACCCCGCGTTCGCTGTGCGCTTGTGTGCGGAGGAGTCCCTCGCGAAGCGAGAGCGAGAGCGAGGCTGA
- a CDS encoding BPSL0067 family protein: MSYRVDNAEKYEGKVVDNGECVRFVQTLARMPSTTSWRAGEHVQGAAYIPAGTVIATFVDGHYPTDRNGKHAAVYIRHDNFGIEVWDQWRGQPVQRRTIRYQEGDPYRSNDGDTFYVVE; this comes from the coding sequence ATGTCATACCGTGTCGATAATGCGGAGAAGTACGAGGGCAAGGTCGTCGATAACGGCGAGTGTGTCCGGTTCGTGCAGACACTTGCCAGGATGCCCTCGACCACCAGCTGGCGCGCTGGCGAGCATGTGCAGGGGGCTGCGTACATTCCCGCGGGCACCGTGATCGCCACGTTCGTCGACGGTCACTATCCGACCGATCGCAACGGCAAGCACGCGGCGGTTTACATCCGGCACGACAACTTCGGCATCGAGGTCTGGGACCAGTGGCGCGGGCAGCCTGTCCAGAGGCGGACCATCCGGTATCAGGAGGGGGACCCGTACCGCAGCAACGACGGCGACACCTTCTACGTGGTGGAGTGA
- a CDS encoding cation diffusion facilitator family transporter produces the protein MAPGAELEGSASGLLAALDDQGARLVRRATYASVATAASLALLKLLAFWLTGSVSLLSSMVDSTLDAIASLFMLLAVRQAQSPPDAEHRFGHGKAEPLAALAQAVFIAGSALFIVVQAIQRISAPEPLAHPWIGVAVMVLSMGATFGLIRYQAWVLSKGRSLAVKADSVHYASDLLVNGGVLLALGLSHGLGWALADPMIAIAIALYVGRTAWRLIVDAVDMLMDRELPEAERQRIIALVGEEQEVKGFHDLRTRVAGPQVFIQLHVEFDGTLSLGAAHAITDRLEKRLSAAFGGAEVLIHQDLYGGGVGTSP, from the coding sequence ATGGCGCCAGGAGCGGAGCTGGAGGGGTCGGCGTCGGGTCTCCTGGCGGCGCTGGACGACCAGGGCGCCAGGCTGGTCCGGCGCGCGACGTACGCTTCGGTGGCGACCGCAGCGTCGCTCGCGCTCCTCAAGCTGCTGGCCTTCTGGCTGACGGGCTCGGTCAGCCTGCTCTCCAGCATGGTCGACTCGACGCTCGACGCGATCGCCTCGCTGTTCATGCTGCTGGCCGTGCGGCAAGCGCAGTCGCCCCCCGACGCCGAGCACCGCTTCGGTCACGGCAAGGCGGAGCCGCTGGCGGCCCTGGCGCAGGCGGTCTTCATCGCCGGGTCGGCGCTCTTCATCGTGGTTCAGGCGATCCAGAGGATCTCTGCGCCGGAGCCCCTGGCCCACCCGTGGATCGGTGTGGCGGTCATGGTGCTGTCGATGGGGGCGACCTTCGGGCTCATCCGCTACCAGGCATGGGTCCTCTCGAAGGGCCGCTCGCTGGCGGTGAAGGCCGACTCCGTGCACTACGCGAGCGATCTCCTGGTGAACGGCGGCGTGCTGCTCGCCTTGGGCCTGAGCCACGGGCTGGGCTGGGCGCTGGCCGATCCCATGATCGCCATCGCCATCGCCCTGTACGTGGGGCGTACGGCCTGGCGTCTGATCGTCGACGCCGTCGACATGCTGATGGACCGGGAGCTGCCGGAGGCCGAGCGTCAGCGCATCATCGCGCTGGTGGGCGAGGAGCAGGAGGTGAAGGGGTTCCACGACCTGCGCACGCGCGTGGCGGGCCCGCAGGTCTTCATCCAGCTTCACGTGGAATTCGACGGCACCCTGTCGCTCGGGGCGGCTCACGCGATCACCGATCGGCTGGAGAAGCGGCTCTCGGCAGCGTTCGGGGGCGCGGAGGTGCTGATCCACCAGGATCTGTACGGCGGCGGCGTCGGCACGTCGCCGTGA
- a CDS encoding AAA family ATPase, protein MTWREMAIVARRAHGAPRIEEKLMATVFIVCGSTGAGKTTYSIALAARQRAVRFSIDPWMTTLFHPDLTEFRLEWMLERIARCEAQIWQVADQLLALGTDVVLDLGFTTRDHREQHRRLAVAQGARAVVHYLDVPTEERRARVLRRNEERDPKVFAFEVTGPMFDFIESRFEVPSTEELLGGEHISSVDPGDAEAYPSGDRITLLRVDVGER, encoded by the coding sequence GTGACATGGAGAGAGATGGCCATCGTCGCGAGACGGGCGCATGGTGCCCCGCGCATCGAGGAGAAGCTCATGGCCACCGTGTTCATCGTCTGTGGGTCGACCGGCGCCGGCAAGACCACGTACTCCATCGCCCTGGCGGCGCGGCAGCGCGCGGTACGTTTCTCCATCGACCCCTGGATGACGACCCTCTTCCACCCCGATCTCACCGAGTTCCGGCTCGAATGGATGCTGGAGCGCATCGCCCGCTGCGAGGCGCAGATCTGGCAAGTGGCCGACCAGCTCCTCGCACTCGGCACGGACGTCGTGCTCGATCTGGGGTTCACCACCCGGGACCACCGCGAGCAGCACCGCCGCCTCGCCGTCGCGCAGGGGGCCAGGGCCGTCGTCCACTACCTCGACGTGCCCACCGAGGAGCGGCGTGCGCGCGTCCTCCGCCGCAACGAAGAGCGCGATCCGAAGGTCTTCGCCTTCGAGGTGACGGGGCCCATGTTCGACTTCATCGAGTCCCGCTTCGAGGTGCCCAGCACAGAGGAGCTCCTGGGGGGCGAGCACATCTCCAGCGTCGACCCTGGAGACGCAGAGGCTTACCCGAGCGGCGATCGCATCACGCTCCTGCGCGTCGACGTCGGGGAGCGCTGA
- a CDS encoding MbnP family copper-binding protein, whose product MKRVLSKLVSAPSCIVLCASLCSACSGEAPVDPDVSSSSSAPSGSGGGDGGAGGAGGAGGAGGDAGAGGDAGGTTTDVTLRFEGRVGEKAFDCATPFAGLGTAATEVSFTDFRLYVHDVRLLSEEGLAVPLTLTQDGLWQHQDLALLDFEDRSGACSNGTVETNRLVQGTAPAGKYVGLSFKLGVPAALNHADASTAPSPLNLTAMFWSWQAGYKFLRVDSVPAGADAAFNLHLGSTGCAGDAASGEAVTCARPNVVEVVLEGFDPLTTPILVDYAAAVADSDLSVNAGGAPGCMSGPLDPDCGPIFARLGIDIESGGMLPTQQLFRVE is encoded by the coding sequence ATGAAGCGTGTGCTCTCGAAGCTCGTCTCGGCCCCCTCGTGCATCGTCCTCTGCGCGTCGCTCTGCAGTGCGTGCAGTGGAGAGGCCCCCGTCGATCCCGACGTTTCCAGCAGCTCCAGCGCTCCGAGCGGGAGTGGCGGAGGCGATGGTGGTGCAGGGGGCGCCGGCGGTGCAGGGGGCGCTGGAGGCGACGCTGGCGCTGGAGGCGACGCTGGCGGCACGACGACGGACGTCACGCTGCGCTTCGAAGGGCGGGTGGGAGAGAAAGCCTTCGATTGCGCGACCCCCTTCGCCGGCCTCGGGACGGCCGCCACGGAGGTCTCGTTCACCGATTTCCGGTTGTACGTGCATGACGTGCGGCTGCTCTCTGAAGAAGGGCTCGCCGTGCCGCTGACCCTCACCCAGGATGGGCTGTGGCAGCACCAGGATCTGGCGCTGCTCGACTTCGAGGATCGCTCGGGGGCGTGCTCGAACGGCACGGTGGAGACGAACCGGCTCGTGCAGGGGACTGCGCCGGCAGGAAAGTATGTTGGCCTCTCGTTCAAGCTCGGCGTTCCCGCGGCGCTCAACCATGCCGATGCGTCGACGGCACCTTCGCCGCTCAACCTGACGGCGATGTTCTGGAGCTGGCAGGCTGGCTACAAGTTCCTGCGGGTGGACAGCGTTCCGGCAGGCGCGGACGCAGCGTTCAACCTGCACCTCGGGAGCACGGGGTGTGCGGGGGATGCCGCTTCGGGGGAAGCGGTCACCTGCGCACGCCCCAACGTGGTGGAGGTGGTGCTGGAAGGCTTCGACCCCCTGACCACGCCCATCCTCGTGGACTATGCGGCGGCCGTCGCGGACAGCGATCTGTCCGTCAATGCCGGCGGAGCCCCGGGATGCATGTCGGGCCCCCTGGATCCCGACTGCGGACCGATCTTCGCCCGGCTCGGGATCGACATCGAGAGCGGTGGAATGCTCCCGACACAGCAACTCTTTCGCGTGGAGTGA